In the Chaetodon trifascialis isolate fChaTrf1 chromosome 12, fChaTrf1.hap1, whole genome shotgun sequence genome, CTGTGATTCCCCATGCAGCTAATGCATCTATAGGGCGCGAGCCAGATCACTACATTTAAGAAGGAACGAGGGGGTGTCAGAAAACACTAAACAAAGAAGCTGGGGACGCACTGCTCTGTTACTGTGGAGTGTGTATGATCCTGCTGACGGACGGCTCAATGAGAGTACGGGGAGTACGAGTGCAAGGCCATGACGAGATGGCAATGAAGCTTTTGTTCTGGGAGCTGGAGCAGCACCTCAAAAGGTAACATAAAGACAGGGAATCCCTGGGGAGTCAGCACAGTGTCGCGCTGCTTGGGCCAATCACTACAGTAGATCCACACAAAGGGCTGCATGGCTATATTGTCCCTTCCATTCAGTCATTCATGGCTTCAGGGGCAGCTTTAACCTACGCATACTTAGAGCAGATACTAGGAACTGGCTTACTGGGTCCTCATCGCACTGTAAGTTCAATTAAATGTAATATCTATGGCAAAATATTAGAGGGTGTGTTAATGTATAGTAAGCTGTAGAAAAGTGTGCACACATAGATTTGTGGTATGATTTTGCGCGCCTCACTGTGAGTCATTAAACCCACAGCATGTTTCTTTTGTCGTTAATGAATGTCTTGCCACATTCTGCTCTTTAGTAACAGCTCTGATGCCATCCCGCTGACCCAGCTGGTCCATGTTTTCACATGAAGTCGCTCTCGATCCTGCAACAGTATAACAGCAAATACATGCCACAGTATAACTGCTTTACAAAATAAGCCTTACACCTTTTTTTAATTATCGTTTTGTGACTCAGCTTAATGTAATGTTTACTAAAGaatctgcacagaaaacatgaaattctTCAGTTTACATGAGGTGCTGCACACTGTGTAGTTCTTGAGGTACACCTGTGCAGTCAAATGGGACTGAGCCCTGCAGTGATGGTCTCtgctctgtggtcatttttagGCCATAGTTAGTGGTtactgttgtattagactgcatgATATTAAGAGGTATATCGGTCTTGTGTGtaagcttcttcttttttaaaataatcttATACATAATATTCTCTGCAACAGATtatttgaggaaaaaacaaacataattttgtgttttatgcatgTAATAAGCAGATTTATAGGTTCAAGAATGATTAATTGTGAATGGATGTAATGCATAGATGGTTTGGAAAAACATGTGTCCTCATATGTATTTAAAATGTCCAACACTACTAAGCGATGCTGCAAACAAACATCAAGCAGACCTGTGCTGAAGGGCCTGGAGCGCTGGTCTGCGTACAGTTTTGGGTCATTTCTGTCTGAGCTTGCTTCAGTAGGTCACTGGGATAATGTTGATTTACAGCAAAGCAGGAAGGCCATCAGTTGGCTGACCTGCTTTTAATGCAGTCTGCAATTATTACAGCTAAAAACTCTGTAATGTTTGCTCATAACTGAAGTACTTGGACGtataaaacagtatttttgtgACGTTAGCATCTCCACCAAATATCAGAGGGGAAGGAAAATAGGTCAACTCCACTGGTGGAAACTGGATGTGGTGCTGTAGCATTAACATTTAAGTCACGTTGAATGGTTATGAatgaacattttctctgtttcttaactgaaaacaaaagaaattctGAATCTTTGTCTACAAACTTTAAGAAAGTAAACAAACCTTAAACCGCATCGGAAAACAGTAACTTAGATCCAGTGATCGTCTGGTGTTGTCTAAAGCTTTTACTCTGATTTTGTTGTTGAAGGCATGAAAGTCTTGTCCTTGACCAGCAGCTTTTCAAAGTGCGTTTTCTTGGAATGTCATCTGGTTTTTTTCTTGGTCAGCTGCCAGTTTAACCAAATATAGCTCCTACCAATCACCTGTGTGCTTATGCGTGTGTACATTTCAGACTGTGACCGCATTCGACGTGGGTTTTGTCCCTTAAGAGCGTCAGTCGGACCGGCTATTTGGGTCTGGATAATTGGCTAAACCCTCGTCCAGTCAAGGAAGTGAGCGGAAGAGATAAGTGTGGCTTAAAGCCGCTTATTTGGCTTCTTGTTAAAGTGTTTGACAGAGATCAGAGGTGAACAGAAGCTGACATCAGTACAAGTTCCCAGAGACCAAGTTTGAGCCTCTGTTCAAGGTACAGGTGCTTAATAAGCCAGGTCTGTGCCGTGATACCCAGATTAGCCGAAGATCCCATTTTTAAGGAGACGACTGGCTTTTGAATGACTTGGAAGGTATTCAGCCTGCACGCTGTCCTTTCAGGGTTTGAATTTGTCTCCTGATATTTGTGACATATCGTTTGCCCCGTCTGTCTCTAACACATACAGCGTTGAAAGCCATTCAACAGCTACACACCTGCAGTACTAATATGGACTTCATCATAGTTCCTAAAtgatctgcagtgttttctccaGTACGTATCATGCCTGTGACCTCCCCCCTACTCTTGCCCtgatctatttattttattttagtgtgtgtgcatgtgtgagagtgtgatcAGAGGCAAGAATGTCAAGAGTGTGTGCACGCGATTCCAAGGATTTTGGGTGTGTATGGAATGCGTGAGAGCGGCCTTTCAGAGTGTGTAGggaggtgtgtgagtgtgtgtcttgtttACAGGATGTCTTAGGTGGGAATTTCTGTGTGGAGGACTTGTTTTAGGCGTGTCTGTGTGACCAACATACTCCCCTCTATGGAGTGTTGTGACGAcagtttttttgtatgtgtggtAATGTTGTTTCAGTCAGATTGACCTCACTGATCTCCCATGTCTCCCATCATCTTAAAGACATTTGACAGAAGTGTAATCTCCCAGTAAATGAGTCATGTAGATGACAAACAACAGTCAACCAGTGGTCAGTGGGGGGAGTTTAAAATCACACaagaaatgttttaatcaaGCCAGTGACAGTCCAGGCCTGTCTCCAAGATAAACTGCTTGAGAATATTGCTGTTAAACCTTAATTTGGAAGTGGGATGATGGCGCTACAGTATGACGGTGCCTGTGCCATTGTTTTATCTGCCAAAAATGTCTCCTTACTGTTTTGCATCCGTTAAAACCACATCCAGTTTAAGGGTTTATTCAGCTATAGTGCACAGATGCTTTTTAAGTATGTCTACCTTTGCATTGATCTGCACGTATCTTCAGATAGTCCCAGTCTCCAGCTTCACACTTGACAGCCTGAATGTGTAGTTTTTGCCCTTTGTGCTAAGAAAGACTTAaaaatttttaattaaatgtagACGTCTGAGGCTTACTTTGCCAGGGTTTCTTAATAATTTTACTCAGAGTTCTGCAGTGCTGTACTTGGCCACATGGGGGCAACATGTGTGCATATATGGTGGCACTTCTTGGCCAGTCAAAGCAGTTTAATTATGGATATTGTTACTGTATATAGTATGGATCATATTGATTTCAGAAATGTGTTGAAAGATATCTGAATTATTTTGTGGGCAGTgttgaatgttgtttttttggatgtCTAAACACTGCGGGTAATCCTGGACAATGTATCTCTATTGTTCCCACAGAAGGACTGTTAATTTTGCTGAAAGGGCAAGATTATAAAAATGATGTGGTGTGCAATATTACACATACTTAACTACATAACTGTGAAAGTTAGGTAAATGATGCAAAGAAAAGCCATACAATTACAtacaataaaaactgttttgtgaCAATAATCTCTGAAACACTTACACTAACAGTATGTGAAAGAATATGTGAGCACATATCCTTTTGGTATGAGTGGTAAAACCACATTATTAGCAGACGGATTCTTTGTTCTGTCAGTGTTCCTCAGGGTAAAAAAATTTAGTTTTCTTGTAATGGAGAAAAAACATTACATCTGAAGGGTTAAAAAAGGCAGaaatcatgtgttcatgttgccAAAGGCTGGCACATTCCCATTTAAATAGGATCTGATTAATGCGTATTGTCAGTGGGATATAAAAAATCCCAAATCTTGTCCTTCCCCTGCTTGTTTTTCAGTACTACAgctctgtctttttcctttccCATCCGGTTTTCCCCGGTTTCATCCACCTCCCCTCCGTCCCTGGAATATTTTATGCAAAACCGTGTCAGCTGAGCGGCAGGTGGGGGCGTTCCCGAATAAATTATTCAAACGCGCTCCGCGTCGACCAATCAGGAGCCGCCCTCTCGGTGTGTCGCTGGATAAATTATGCGCTCCTGTCTCGAGCTGCAGACTTTAGTGCCGCGCCGTGATGAGCTGACCTTGGATTGTGTTTGTGCCGCTGCGGTCGGTGCACGAGCCTCACCGGACAGAACCGTAGAATAGCGCGCGTGGATGTGTCTCGCGGAGCGGGTCGCGTGGAGGTCGACAAGGAATACGGGGCTTTAAAACATGGCCAGCATGAATTCGCCGTGCTACACCGTGGCTATGGATCTAGGCGTGTGCCAGCTGAGGAATTTCTCCATATCGTTCCTGTCGTCGTTACTGAGCGCCGAGAGCTCGCACGTCAAGCTCGACAACAGGTAAATACTGTAAAAGGGCTTCACTGCTGACTTCACCTGCACCAGTATCATGTCACCGCTGTGTGATGGAGGCTCAGTGCTCCGTCCGTGGATGCTACAGCATCACTACACCCAGAGGCCACACGGCCATAAACGCTTTGtagcagagaggcaggaggagttGCTCCACAATGAAACCAGGCCCGTGATTTTATAGAAATTTCTAGAGGCTTCCTGTGACGACCCACATTTCTATAAAGGGAGAGAGGCTGTGGCTTTGCGTTGATGCAGCGCAGATggcttcaaaatgttttattaatttctctttctttctttcgcaGCTCGTCGGGAGCCAGCGTTGTTGCCATTGACAACAAGATTGAACAAGCAATGGTGAGTTTCAAGTCTTTACATGTTGAAAATAGTGGATAAATACTATTTTTAGACCATGTAATACAATACATAAAAGGGTAGTGTAGGTAACTGCATCttgatgcagtgtttttgtatgcagtgtttttacatCTGCGTTGTTCTCTGTATAAATGTACGTTGTCTGTATTAAGTGTATAATCTTAAGTGTATAATCTCTGGTCACAGGACAACAAAAGAGGCCGTGGAGAGAAATGGATGTGTTGTGCTTTGCTCGTCATTTCTTTCCGTAACCGTGTGTTATTATACAGCCAAAATCCTGATTATGCTAACGTGAGCGCAACTGGAGCTACCTCAAACCAACCTCCACGCAGCTCGAGACAGCGTCACGAGCATGttatttaagtgttttttttaaccattaatacaaatattttaGCTCAGTTGTGCTTTTATAAAATGAGGAATTTAGAGAGTTTTGCCCCGAAAACGAAAccaagttttattttctctttcgCTCTTCGTCTGTTGTCGTGGCTGTCAGTCCTGTTGCTAGGCAAACTGGAAGGCTCACACGCCTGGTTATAAATATCTTGGCCGTTGATTGGCCCACACTTAAACGTGGGCAGGGTCAGTGACGTGGAACCCTGGGAATATAGTCTCACgttttctcttcatcctctgtttGTTGTATTATCACCGCATTAGATTTGATTTGGCACCACTTTAATGACCTATTTCCAATCACACAGGTTTAGTTTGTCATATTTCCAGTAAAGAATAAATTTGTACACATTATTTAttgttgtgctttgtttcaTTCCAGCAGTGAAGATATTGTTAACACTGCTAATCATTCATATACATACATAACAGTACATACTGTTGTCTCTATTCTTTGAAATGGCCTTTTTGCTGCTGTATGACATGTATACATCTTCATTTGCATTATTGCAAATGAATGAGCTTAAAGAGCAAACAAACTTTTAATCCAAATTTGAAAAGAGGCATGAACTGTTTCATATTATTGTAAGTTTACATGTTTGGTACATAAGATTTAACCCATTTGAAATACATTGTACAGTGTTTTATGTTCACTTCTTTGTCTTGTGGGTGCTGTTTGCCACCTTTCGGGCCAGGAATCACAGATGGGTTAGTTTAATAAACAGTTTGGATCACAGGGCATTTCTTAAAATTTTCTGTTAATCGAGTTACAGACACAGTGGATCAGCTGATCGGTGTCGagttgattattttcattttctgtgcagagcAGGAGATAGACGGTGCATGATGGACATAGCATAGCGAGTTGATGGACCAGTTGCCATATCATAATCAGGATTTGTCCTCAACTTGATGCAAATTAGGTGCCTATTTCTTGCTGAAAATACTttcagaaacatattttagtTAAGTGTTTAGCTATAATATGAGACCCAGTCACCACGTTGGAAAACAGGCGGGCTAAAACTGAGCACTGCCCAACTCGCACTCAGTCACCGTCCAGTCTGAGCTTCCATTGGTCTGTGCCTGCACCTTAACATTTACTTCTTGCATATATACATCTCAGGCATCATGAAAAATCAGGCCTAAAAATTGGGTCATAGGTTAAAAAAGCTGAGAaacctttcatttcctctgtgtgagtTTACTGATTCATACCACTCATAAACCcgtatctgtctgtctcaggaCCTGGTGAAGAGTCACCTGATGTATGCTGTGcgtgaggaggtggaggtccTGAAGGAGCAGATCAAGGAACTGATCGAGCGAAACTCCCAGTTGGAGCAGGAGAACACCCTGTTGAAGACACTGGCCAGCCCAGAGCAGATGGCTCAGTTCCAGGCCCAGGTTCAGACCGGCTCCCCGCCTGCCCCTCCAACAGCTGCCACGCCCGGACCTCCAAGCACCGCCGCCCTCGTCCAGCCCACATCGCACAGCTCTGGCCCCTCGGCGTAGCCTggtctgcacagacagacagacggacagaccgACTGACATTTTTTGAGCTCTGCTACGTCAGCAGAGCTCCACCTTGCCTTCTTCAGCAGGAGGTTACGCTGTTAAGACAAGATTTTGCACATATTTATCTCTCAGAAGGATGCAGCTGGAGGGACGAGTGTTGCAGTGCTTCACAGCACAGTGGGGGGTGACAATCCTGAGACGATGTGTGGGGGGGCGTGGGGTTGGGTTCAGGGAAGGACAGAATCATCGAACATTTGCCAAATAATCCTTGGACATATCAACTAGAATGTCTTaccaagaagaaacaaaacagcttttcagTGGCGACGAAATACTAAActatagttaaaaaaaaatcactgtgcCTGTGTCTGGATTTTAAGTGATGTCGATTTTACTGAtgatggaagaggaggaggattgtATTGGTTGTTACCTTTTTTGCTGAATGATGTAAATAAATGCGGTTCTCTCTCAAGGCTAGATCCTAAAGTTACaagttgagagagagagaaaaaaaagccttcTCTGAGTGACAAATGAAGAATGTGAGCAATTATTATCATGACAAAGTCCCCATCTGGAATGGGGGAGTCGGGGGAGGGGGCGGGAGGGTATTTTGAACAACACTTGGCAGAGCTGATGACATTACTTCAACTGTGGGTTGGTGGGACGAACAAAACGTGGTTTCTTACGGAGACGAtgatatttcagtatttcactTTCAAGCTCCTCATTTTGCCCTCGACGAAGCTCATCATTGCTGTTTTCTCAACCCTGCAGTGGCATGTCATTTAAACCTTATTTGGCAGGGTCGAGACATTGGGCTAAGCTGCATTTTCTCTTTTCGTAAAAAGTTTGATGGGCAGAAGACGATGTATATTTCTGTATAGTGTAAGTACTGTGTAAAATAGCGAGGAGAAGGCGAAAAACAACAGATGCTATCTTGGTCGCACAGACTGAAGCGGGTGAGCGAGGAACATGCTGGTCTTGCCCGGTCTGTGTCATCTATTTTTAATGCTGTATTTTCAAGACTGTGGACGGACAGGAGTTTAGGTTATTTAAGTGACAACGTGCAGCCAACAGTGTTGTCCATATCTCTTACTGCAACATTAACTCTGACTGTAAAACCATTTCCACTCggctctttttctttctggagTATTGCACCTTTATGGGGTTTTTTTGACAGTGATGTACTTCTGGACAAACAATATCTTAAAAttcaacatggaaaaaaaaaaaactctggagatgttttttctttttcattctgtgTATCGGTTGTATGCTCATgttctgtgcatgtttctgCAAAGACCGGATGAGATGTTGTAACATACTTACCACAATTGCACTTGACAGCTGCACTTCACAACTTTCAATAAACATGCTTAAAGAAGAATAACCACCTGCTCACCATctctttgttcttcttcctcGTGGCAGCTGAGCTCAGTCAGTGTGGTGGGGCCCTGCTGTGGAGCTGAAGTCCTCTCTGCTTCAGGATTGTTGAATGAGGTTAATCACGAGCTGCTATGCTGTTGAACCCTCTCGTTAGCAGTGAGATAAAAGCCCCAGCCAAGTGGTGTTTGGATTGAAGCTAGTACTAGGTGACTTTTTTCTGATTAAATTTAAggttcaaccaaaaataacagGAAGAATCTTTGTAACGTGACACCATTTAATGGTGAAATTTGGGCAATATTGAATTTTTGCAATCATTTTTGAATTAAAGACATaagaagaataataaataattgatGAATGTATATTGTGTTTAAATGGAGTGGCCCtattttttatgtattctgGGTCTAAATGAGTAATAATAGGTTCAAAAAGTTTTTAAATTGGTCCAGTAGATCACCTATTTTGTACTTAACAAATACCAATTTACATGAAATTATTTGGAAATGCTGGACCAGAGCTTCAGAAGTTCAACCTAAGCAATTTAGTACATTTTCCAGAATAGTATTCTGGACAGATGACaggaaacattcattttaagaCTTTCCATTAATGACAGTGGAGCACATGGTTGAAATGTAGAAAATCGCTTTGTTTCTTGTCAGGTTAGAGCGTCCCCTCCCCACCTGAGGCCCTCTGACAAGGGGACCAAAGCCCAGCTGATACACAGGGAGTCTACAAAAGCACAAGTAAAACTTGGCGCTTCTAAATGCttgacatttatttgaaaaaagatTCTTCTCACATAACACAGACAAATACTTGAACAGACAGATATGGCACATTGTCAGCAGGAATCACTGGTCGCACACACTCATAGAttaacacttcacacacacacatacacacacgcacacacacacacacacacacagaggtgccAAGTGAGTAATGAGACACACATGTTCTCCAGCCAGCGTGGTTTTAGACTGTTCATAGAAAAGCTGTCAGTACCACAGACTGCAACACTGTAAACGCTGATCGAGGGGGGGTGTCCCGAGGAggggctggtggaggaggaggtggaggctggggAAGGTTTCCTCTCTGAGATCTGCTGGATCCAAAGCTTTGGCGTCAGTCTCTGGGCCTCTGGAAGGGGTCGGGGGTGTGCAGGCTAGCCAGGCTCAGTGAGGGCATtgggggtgagggtgggggtggggggagtcCGAAGGCTCTTTCTGGATCACATCCCCATACGGATACTCTGGATGATCTGAAATATGGCTGAGAGCAACAGACCACGTCTGTTTAATTTTTGTTTcgtgaaaaaaataaactcatgactttaaaaatgcataaggtgtattatttattgttacattagactaagactttattgatcccaatttgggaaattcttttgttgcagcagcaggtttaacataaacataacctaaaatatatacaataaagaagaataaaactaagagaaaagaatgtttttaaaaaatataactatataaagtatataaaatataactCAGTTAGTATAACCAAGTGTATAAACAGAATAACAGCAACTGTTAGCAAATATAACTAAGTGTATAGTGCTGTAatagtaatatatatatatgtatgtaatatAATTGAGTATATAAACAATTAGCATGCTGCCACATTAGTGTAATAAAGTATCAAATTAGCTACATTAGCTTATTATTGTATTTGACTACTTATATTAGCTACAGTCCTTTGCCgtcaacaaagacaaaaacatcatgcaaacacagactttCTTGTGTCGGTATAAAAGGTGTGTACCTGATccacacacaacaaatacaaagaGGGCGAGCAGCCAGGGACCCACAGGATACTTCTCCTCTTGTGGTCGCTATgggaagacaaacacacatacacacatacacacacacagtacattagCATTGCTGCTACAACAGAAAAGTGACAGATGCTGCAGGGTGAAAGTAAAACTGGTTGAACGTGGTTAAACTTACAAAGAGGTTTCTCTTTTCTAACAGCGCTCAGGAcgtgttgtttttgctctgttaCTCTTTCGCCTTAAACCTGCCACCACAGATGATCTTGTTTATCATAGTTCGTGAGACGAGACGGTGATGTTGCTCGTCAAAGTGTACACAATAACAACTCTGTGGCTGCCCTGAACAAACCCAAGTGTGTCATTACACACTGAGAGTTGCTGAGTTGGTGTTTTTCAGATTGTGGCTCGTGTGGAAAAGATCAGTGGAAGAGCACGAGTCATCAGTCTAGACTGATTTGGGGAGAACCCATCAGCAGCTCAGGTCATGTGACATGAGGCCGTCACATCAGCGATCCACTGATGGTTGCTGCGGTTGTTTTCTTCATGCAAAGAGTGAAAAAGGAGCCTGAGCAGCCTCCATATTCGACCTTCATGCTACTACTGAAGCCATACAGAGGACGGTGAGGAGGGAAACACTGTGCAAAGTCACTGCACCACAACATACATGACAAAGCTGGACTCATATCTCTGTGGTGAAACACTGCAGCGTAAGCTTGTTACGTACTACTCTGGCCATAAGTCTCATTCACGTCAATATTATCTCCAAAGTCCACTTCAGCCGTCCCCTGTGGGGCCCTAATTACAAAGATCTTTactgagtgcatgtgtgtgtgttggagggccAGTGGCATAAAACATGAGAGAAAAATGATCTTTACTACATTtaagagaaatatttgaataaatatacagtttttgtttaaaagaaaacactATCGAGCATTTATATGACGACAGGGCTAAGACCAGGGGTTCAATGAATCATTTTTTCCATAATCATTTAGTCTGTtgattatttgttttaaatgtatcatgaataaacTGTCACACTGGGATTTTTGGGTTGTTGGTGAGTTTCGAAGGACTGAAAAGCTTATTAAAGTCTTGCTAATTCATTACTCTTAAAGCTAATTGCTTGTACTATGAGGCAGTTTTAGAGTTTTttatagcaaaaaaaaaaaaggatactGAGTGTGTGGTGATGAAATATTACAGCAGAGTGAGTGCAAAAGCTCTTTCCAGTCGCACATTAAGAGGAGTTATGATTTAACTCAATGATGTCAGCTTTAAAAGTGCATAAATTAAAAATAGTCAGAAGGAAGATGGTTCTCATGTTCCACAGAGAGACCATCAATCGGCCAAATGCTTCAGCACTGGCTGCACTTGTACGTGAGTATTCCCATTTTACGCAAATGTATTTATCTACTTCAcgacatctcagaggcaaatatactttttacttcacgatgtgtctgacagctttagttacttttcagattacattttttcacACCCTCCCTGtgcagtgaaaaccacgtatctctaaaCGTGACGATAAACTGAAGGACAAAATGTTCCTTCATGGGTGGAGAAAACTCTCCTCCTTCTTAAGATAAAGCCTTTAAAAACCCTCTTGGATTCGCTggaacacacagtcacaaagctgcaaacagctgcttgtCTGAGCTCAGGAGGAGCTGACTGATACAGAGCAGCTGTGACACAAACATAAGATGATCTGACAGAATATGATGCATGACTGTAGatataaagcagttaaaacaaGCTCAACCCTAAACATcgacagcaaaacacacaagcagcagtaatattaatctaaaaacatcagatatagtagcaaaacactgacagggaacatcttttaacatttatttttgatatatAAAGTAACTTTTAACTCACATACTTTGACttaagtaaggttttgaatgcagtatttttacttgcagtggagtattttcaaaGTGTGTTATTGCTACACCACTGTTTTTGTCTAAAAGCCATGAATCCAATTTgatatcataaaaatatttgaTAGAAGAATCAAATACTCAAATCTGAGAggctgatttttttgttgtcgTTGCATTTTTGATAAAAcaactgattatcaaaatagtttcCGAACTTTACAGTTTATATATTTTCATCAACAATTTCCAGATTGTGTATTATTTATGGTTGATTGATATTGTAGTATcgtgcacattttttttttacatattctGTAAGATATTACTTATTTCCTATTTAGTAACAATAAATTTCATTCTTGATTAATCTGTCGATTATTTTCTGGATTAATTAgctgtttggtctataaaatgaaaatgttgatcAGTGTTTCCAAAGCCCAAAATACGTCCCCAAATATCTTTTTTTgaccacaacccaaagatattacGTTAGAGTAAATAAAATCCGAAAATACTCCCATTTAAGAAGCTAAAATCAGagaattttgatttttttcttttgaaaatactCGGTTAATCAATTAAtaacaactaatcaattaatggtTGCAGCTGTAATGCACTGCTCATTTTACTGTTGTACTCCAAAGTAACGTGAAGTTACCCTGCGGGGCTGTAACGCGCATCCAGCCTGAATACGTGACATGTTATTGATCACAACGCTTTATTGATGACATCCACCACACGGTGCTTTCaagatgctgctgtgtgacatgTCAGTGATGAGCAGCACGCGCTTGACGACCAGCtggcaccaccaccaccatcatcaccaccatcatcatcatcatcatcatcatcatcacgctGCTGTATTCATGCCGGAGTGAACGTCACCTATCTGGGCTAATGTCATGCTGGGACTCGCTGTCATTTCACGGCTCACCAGCGTCTTGGCCACGTTTCCTCTCTGCGTGATGTTCTTGCTGTGTTTCTCGTTGGCCATGCGGATCCTCTGCTTAGCCACCATCTTCCGGAACGATTAGAAAAGCCGGGATAAATGACTCTGCTTTATCTTGAGAGGCTGCAGGCTGTCGACAGCACCCCTGCATCAAGCTAGGAGACCTCTGACACGACGACACCGGAAACGCGCTGAATTCGTCTTTCAAAATACGAGCATGAAATATTAGCGCGGACAGTGAGGCATATCAAGAGAATGTACGGACACCAATTTTATACTTTAACAACAGCCGCAAGTGAATTTCTATTCTCCGCATTATTTCTGAcgtgttttccatcatttcacaCCAACCTCGACGTAAAGCGATCATCCAAACCTTTAATCTGAAGGTCATCACAGGAACTTGCATGCCTCTTTTTGGTTGTCTTCACACAGCTGTTCCCCGCACCTGGGGGAGAGGGGCGCGTGGCCAGAGGCGCGCTCCAGTAATCAATAATGGATTTGAATTgattagcagaaaaaaaaaggatgatgAATCTG is a window encoding:
- the LOC139339968 gene encoding TSC22 domain family protein 3-like isoform X3, with amino-acid sequence MILLTDGSMRVRGVRVQGHDEMAMKLLFWELEQHLKSSSGASVVAIDNKIEQAMDLVKSHLMYAVREEVEVLKEQIKELIERNSQLEQENTLLKTLASPEQMAQFQAQVQTGSPPAPPTAATPGPPSTAALVQPTSHSSGPSA
- the LOC139339968 gene encoding TSC22 domain family protein 1-like isoform X2 — encoded protein: MASMNSPCYTVAMDLGVCQLRNFSISFLSSLLSAESSHVKLDNSSSGASVVAIDNKIEQAMDLVKSHLMYAVREEVEVLKEQIKELIERNSQLEQENTLLKTLASPEQMAQFQAQVQTGSPPAPPTAATPGPPSTAALVQPTSHSSGPSA
- the serp2 gene encoding stress-associated endoplasmic reticulum protein 2, with the translated sequence MVAKQRIRMANEKHSKNITQRGNVAKTLRPQEEKYPVGPWLLALFVFVVCGSAIFQIIQSIRMGM